GATCAGCTTGTCCGAATAGATCATGTAGACCAGCACGTTGCGCCGGGCGTCGCAGCCGCGGACGATCTGCACCCGCTTGAAGAAGAAGGAGCGGCCCTCGCGGAACACCACGTCGCCTTGGCTAGACCGGCCGGTAATGCGGATCGGGCCGATCTGCCGGCAGGCGAGCGATACCTCCGAGAGCTGCTCGGCAAAGCCGAAGGCCCCCGCCCAGCCGCCCTTTTCCGGCACGGTGAAATGGCAGGCGACGCCCTCCACGTCCGGATCGTCGATGCCATAGGTCGCGAGCTTGTCGTTCGGCGAGAGCAGCCGGAACACTGTGGAGCGCCGGAAGATCAGCTCCGGCGATTGCGCGAAGGCGGGGATCGCCGGCACGGCAAGAAGGGCGGCGAGGGCGGCGGCGAGGATACGGCGCATGGGACAGGCTCCTGGAGGACGGCCATAGCAACGCTGCCGCCATGGTTTGGCAAGGCGATGACGCAGGGTGCAGGACCGCTAGGAACGACGGCCTCGCCCACCGGTTCCCCGCGAAGCAGCTCAGAACGGAGACGTGCCATGGACGTGAACGAGATCCATCGCGGCCGCCTGATCGACCACGTGCAGCTTGTGGTCCGCGACCTTGCCGCCAGCCGCCGCTTCTACGGCGCGGTGTTCGAGGTGCTCGGCATCCCCATCGGCGGCGAGGAGGAGACCTATTTCTGGGCTGACGAGCTGTTCATTTCCTCGGCCAGCAGCCCCGCCGCGCTCGGCGAACTCACCGGCCGCCATCACCTCGCCTTCCAGGCAAAGGACCGTGCCGCCGTCGGTGCCTTCCACGCCGCCGGGCTCGCTGCGGGCGGCCGCGACAACGGCCCGCCGGGCCTGCGCAAGTACCATCCCGGCTACTACGCCGCCTTCCTCATCGATCCGGACGGCAACAACATCGAGGCCGTGTTCCACGGTGAGCACCAGCGCAGCGCGCCCTCGGTGCGGGTGACGTTCTGACAAAGGTCGGCCGAGGAGCGTTCCGAATCGCGTCTTGTCGGATGTCATGACAAATGCAATGATCATCAATGCAGTTCGACGGCTTCGACTGGGA
This portion of the Phreatobacter oligotrophus genome encodes:
- a CDS encoding CreA family protein, encoding MRRILAAALAALLAVPAIPAFAQSPELIFRRSTVFRLLSPNDKLATYGIDDPDVEGVACHFTVPEKGGWAGAFGFAEQLSEVSLACRQIGPIRITGRSSQGDVVFREGRSFFFKRVQIVRGCDARRNVLVYMIYSDKLIDGSPQNSTSTVPIMPWGQQTEVVRCGDFIS
- a CDS encoding VOC family protein, whose protein sequence is MDVNEIHRGRLIDHVQLVVRDLAASRRFYGAVFEVLGIPIGGEEETYFWADELFISSASSPAALGELTGRHHLAFQAKDRAAVGAFHAAGLAAGGRDNGPPGLRKYHPGYYAAFLIDPDGNNIEAVFHGEHQRSAPSVRVTF